The Spirosoma foliorum genome has a window encoding:
- a CDS encoding beta-galactosidase, which produces MTKIYFLLAVTLSLLTGWASAQTPKQDKLLFGVAYYDEYMPYERLDKDIQMMKEAGINVVRIAESTWSTAEPQDGVFDYSHIDRVLNAMHKAGIQVVIGTPTYAVPTWLVKKYPDVLAVTPQGPNRYGVRQNMDITNTHFRFHAERVIRKMLEHVKSHPAIIGYQVDNETKHYNTTGDNVQALFVQYMKEKYKTLDVINKVYGLDYWSNRINNWDDFPSTVGTINASLSAEFSKFQRKLVTDYLAWQAALVREYKRPDQFITQNFDLDWRGYSYGIQADVDHFAAAKAMDVAGIDIYHPTQDKLTGIEISLGGDLTRSMKLDASNRGKNYLVLETEAQGFPQWVPYPGQLRLQAFSHLASGANMLEYWHWHSIHNSVETYWKGLLSHDFEPNPTYDEAKTIGRDFEKLSPKLVNLKKTNSVAMLFSNEALTGFNAFSFGWGAREKYNDVLRPMYDALYQMNVGVDFVDPTSTNLESYKVLIVPALYAASDALLNRLNNFVKNGGHIVYTFKSGFSDENVKVRSTRQPGIINEACGIYYSQFTFPEHVSLKDDPYKVGKEQNTVKTWMELITPTTASVLAYYDHPVWGNYAAITENKYGKGFATYIGCITSDAILKKVLEDAVKKAGVWGPDQQLAFPLITKSGVNQQGKAIHYYFNYSATPASLTYSYKAGKELLSNGVIAPNASVSLEPWGVKIVEEN; this is translated from the coding sequence ATGACCAAAATCTATTTTCTTCTTGCCGTTACGCTTTCCCTTCTCACTGGTTGGGCATCGGCGCAAACGCCTAAGCAGGATAAACTTCTGTTTGGCGTAGCGTATTACGATGAGTATATGCCCTACGAACGTCTGGACAAGGATATTCAGATGATGAAAGAGGCTGGCATTAACGTCGTTCGTATTGCCGAGTCAACCTGGAGCACGGCCGAACCGCAAGATGGCGTGTTTGATTATTCCCACATCGACCGGGTTCTGAACGCCATGCACAAAGCGGGTATTCAGGTAGTTATCGGAACGCCTACCTATGCCGTGCCGACCTGGCTGGTCAAAAAATACCCTGATGTGTTGGCCGTTACGCCACAGGGTCCCAATCGGTACGGGGTTCGCCAGAATATGGACATTACCAATACGCACTTCCGGTTTCATGCCGAGCGCGTCATTCGGAAAATGCTGGAACACGTCAAATCGCACCCGGCTATTATTGGGTATCAGGTCGATAATGAAACGAAGCACTACAATACAACGGGCGATAACGTACAGGCTCTTTTTGTACAGTACATGAAGGAAAAGTACAAAACACTGGATGTTATTAACAAGGTATATGGGCTGGATTACTGGAGCAACCGAATCAATAACTGGGATGATTTTCCCTCGACAGTCGGTACAATCAATGCCAGTTTGAGTGCGGAGTTTTCGAAATTTCAACGGAAACTCGTCACCGATTACCTGGCCTGGCAGGCCGCACTCGTAAGAGAATACAAACGTCCCGATCAATTTATTACGCAAAACTTTGACCTTGATTGGCGGGGGTATTCGTATGGTATTCAGGCCGATGTCGATCATTTTGCAGCAGCTAAAGCGATGGATGTTGCTGGCATCGACATTTACCACCCGACGCAGGACAAGCTTACGGGTATTGAAATTTCGTTAGGTGGTGACCTCACACGTTCTATGAAGCTCGATGCGTCGAACCGTGGCAAAAATTACCTGGTGCTCGAAACCGAAGCGCAGGGATTTCCGCAGTGGGTGCCGTATCCGGGTCAACTGCGGTTGCAGGCGTTTAGTCATCTGGCATCGGGGGCTAATATGCTGGAATACTGGCACTGGCATTCCATTCACAACTCTGTCGAAACGTACTGGAAAGGGTTATTGAGCCATGATTTTGAGCCTAACCCTACCTACGACGAAGCTAAAACTATTGGCCGTGATTTTGAAAAACTCAGCCCAAAGTTGGTTAATCTCAAAAAGACGAACTCCGTGGCCATGCTGTTCAGCAATGAAGCGCTGACAGGCTTCAATGCGTTTAGTTTTGGCTGGGGTGCCCGAGAAAAATACAACGATGTATTGCGGCCCATGTACGATGCACTCTACCAGATGAATGTCGGCGTCGATTTCGTCGATCCAACCAGCACGAATCTGGAAAGCTATAAAGTGCTGATTGTACCGGCTTTATATGCCGCGTCGGATGCGTTACTGAATCGACTGAACAATTTCGTAAAAAACGGTGGGCATATTGTTTACACGTTTAAAAGCGGATTCTCAGACGAAAATGTAAAGGTGAGATCAACGCGTCAACCGGGTATTATCAACGAAGCCTGTGGCATTTACTATAGCCAGTTTACGTTTCCCGAGCATGTTTCGTTAAAAGATGATCCGTATAAAGTAGGCAAAGAACAAAATACGGTGAAGACCTGGATGGAGTTGATTACTCCAACTACTGCCAGTGTGTTAGCTTATTATGATCATCCGGTTTGGGGTAACTACGCAGCCATCACCGAAAATAAGTATGGAAAAGGTTTTGCGACCTATATCGGCTGTATCACCAGCGATGCGATCCTGAAAAAAGTGCTGGAAGATGCCGTGAAAAAAGCAGGCGTATGGGGTCCAGATCAGCAATTAGCGTTTCCATTGATCACCAAATCGGGCGTCAATCAGCAGGGTAAAGCTATTCATTACTACTTCAATTATTCAGCCACTCCGGCTTCATTGACTTACTCCTATAAAGCGGGTAAAGAGCTGCTGTCCAATGGCGTTATTGCACCCAATGCGTCAGTCTCGCTGGAGCCTTGGGGTGTGAAAATCGTGGAGGAGAACTAG
- a CDS encoding sugar phosphate isomerase/epimerase family protein, giving the protein MNTTRRHFLGQLGTLATLPILPTIDLMAAPKPLFFKISLAQWSLHRALLKKETTTLDFPVRARRDFGITAVEYVDQFVKNEPAYLKELLKRSRDEGVVNHLLMIDTAGNLVDGEAAKRADAITRHYAWAEAAKFLGCKTIRVNLQSKDSADEVRKRAIESMGRLAEKIAPLGINVVAENHGGHSSDGSWMASVAKAVGKPNCGLLPDFGNFCQSHDWGSSEKNCDQLYDRYKGVTEMLPYAKGGVSAKSYGFNAQGQETKIDYARMLKLVKASGFNGYIGVEFEGEGMAEDEGIRRTKALLESVGSKLA; this is encoded by the coding sequence ATGAATACAACCCGTCGTCATTTTCTGGGGCAGCTAGGCACCCTCGCTACATTACCGATCTTACCAACCATCGACTTGATGGCGGCTCCCAAACCTCTATTTTTTAAGATTTCCCTGGCTCAATGGTCACTGCATCGGGCGTTATTAAAAAAGGAAACCACTACCCTTGATTTTCCTGTCAGGGCCCGGCGTGATTTCGGTATAACGGCCGTTGAGTACGTTGATCAGTTCGTGAAGAACGAACCAGCTTATCTAAAAGAGCTTCTCAAACGGAGCCGGGATGAAGGTGTTGTTAATCATTTGTTGATGATTGATACGGCGGGCAATTTAGTCGATGGTGAGGCTGCCAAACGAGCCGATGCCATTACCCGCCACTATGCCTGGGCCGAAGCGGCTAAATTCCTGGGCTGCAAAACCATTCGGGTGAATTTGCAAAGTAAGGACTCCGCCGATGAAGTCCGTAAACGAGCCATCGAAAGTATGGGCCGACTCGCTGAAAAGATTGCCCCTTTGGGTATCAATGTCGTAGCCGAAAACCACGGCGGGCATTCATCGGATGGAAGCTGGATGGCTTCCGTGGCGAAAGCTGTTGGTAAACCAAACTGCGGGCTCTTGCCTGATTTTGGTAATTTCTGCCAGTCGCACGATTGGGGGAGTTCAGAAAAGAACTGTGATCAACTATACGATCGCTACAAAGGCGTGACCGAAATGCTGCCGTATGCTAAAGGTGGAGTTAGTGCCAAAAGTTACGGTTTCAATGCCCAAGGGCAGGAAACGAAGATCGATTACGCCCGCATGCTCAAACTGGTGAAAGCCTCAGGTTTCAACGGCTATATCGGTGTTGAATTTGAAGGCGAAGGCATGGCTGAAGATGAAGGGATTCGCCGGACGAAAGCCCTGCTCGAATCGGTGGGGAGCAAATTAGCGTAA
- a CDS encoding polysaccharide deacetylase family protein, giving the protein MKLFLTCLLLTILAHLSVNAQTETYAEKLGFPKGKKVVIFHVDDAGMSYESNAGTINAIDKGIANSTSVMMPCGWVPHFFDYLKKHPNVDAGVHLTLTSEWKNYRWYPLVGRDKAPGLYDEQGSFWPEVAQVVAHASADEVEAEIRAQLARYRSFGVQPTHMDSHMGTLFDPKFIRTYAKVAIEEKIPVLFPAGHASLIFKANNVPEPMQKLAQQVGKQLWDAGLPVMDDLDGSITSYNLPGATDEALQKFKTQKFIDLLNSVKPGLTYIIMHCTAPTPTFDLISSSGQSRKGDMLGMMDPALKAYVEKEGIIVTTWKELMERRKKL; this is encoded by the coding sequence ATGAAACTATTCCTTACTTGCCTGTTACTCACAATACTCGCCCACTTATCTGTCAACGCCCAAACCGAAACCTACGCGGAGAAACTTGGCTTTCCGAAAGGCAAGAAAGTCGTTATTTTCCACGTCGATGATGCGGGGATGAGCTACGAATCGAATGCTGGAACGATTAACGCCATCGATAAAGGCATTGCCAATTCAACCAGCGTCATGATGCCCTGTGGTTGGGTGCCGCACTTTTTTGATTACCTCAAAAAACATCCAAACGTTGATGCGGGCGTTCACCTGACGCTAACATCCGAATGGAAAAACTACCGCTGGTATCCACTGGTAGGCCGCGATAAAGCACCCGGTTTGTATGATGAGCAGGGGAGTTTCTGGCCCGAAGTAGCTCAGGTGGTTGCCCATGCATCGGCCGATGAAGTAGAAGCAGAAATTCGGGCGCAACTGGCTCGGTATCGGTCATTTGGTGTTCAGCCAACGCATATGGATTCGCACATGGGAACGCTCTTTGATCCTAAATTTATTAGAACTTATGCCAAGGTAGCCATCGAAGAAAAAATTCCAGTTCTCTTTCCGGCTGGCCATGCGTCCTTGATATTTAAGGCCAACAACGTACCAGAACCCATGCAGAAACTGGCGCAGCAGGTAGGCAAGCAACTCTGGGACGCAGGCTTACCAGTTATGGATGATCTGGACGGTAGCATCACCAGTTATAACTTACCAGGTGCAACTGACGAAGCCTTACAGAAATTTAAAACGCAGAAATTCATTGACCTACTTAATTCCGTAAAGCCGGGTCTCACGTACATCATCATGCACTGCACAGCCCCTACACCTACGTTCGACCTGATTAGCTCGTCGGGCCAAAGCCGTAAGGGCGACATGCTGGGCATGATGGACCCCGCCTTGAAGGCCTATGTCGAAAAAGAAGGCATCATTGTTACCACCTGGAAAGAGTTGATGGAACGACGGAAAAAATTATGA
- a CDS encoding dihydrofolate reductase — protein sequence MKISLISAVAENGVIGRDNDMPWHLPDDFAFFKRKTSHHPIIMGRKSLEALGKPLPKRTNIVITRNPDFTADGVTVVHSLEDAIDKAKKADRATDEIFVIGGAEIYAMALPVATTLYLTEIHQAFEGDTYFPTFDKAEWKEVSRRPHPTDERHAVSFDFVEYERVG from the coding sequence ATGAAAATCAGTCTTATCTCCGCCGTCGCAGAAAACGGCGTTATTGGTCGCGACAACGACATGCCCTGGCATTTGCCGGATGACTTCGCTTTTTTTAAGCGTAAAACCAGCCATCATCCCATCATTATGGGCCGCAAATCACTGGAAGCACTGGGCAAACCGTTACCAAAGAGAACCAACATTGTAATTACCCGCAACCCTGATTTTACCGCAGACGGTGTGACAGTTGTGCATTCGCTTGAGGACGCGATTGACAAAGCGAAAAAAGCCGACCGCGCAACCGATGAAATCTTCGTGATTGGTGGTGCTGAAATCTATGCGATGGCTCTTCCTGTTGCCACAACGCTTTATCTAACCGAAATTCATCAGGCTTTCGAAGGCGATACTTATTTCCCTACGTTTGATAAAGCTGAGTGGAAGGAAGTTAGCCGACGCCCGCATCCCACCGATGAACGCCACGCGGTGTCGTTTGATTTTGTGGAGTATGAACGAGTGGGGTGA
- a CDS encoding HIT family protein, translating to MPSIFSRIVAGEIPAHKIAETDDYLAFLDVMPTATGHTLVIPKKEVDYIFDLDDELYLGLMAFAKKIAPAIEKAIPCKRIGVAVVGLEVPHAHVHLIPLNSMADMNFHNKLKPTQAELAETAEKIRAFL from the coding sequence ATGCCTTCCATTTTCTCTCGCATCGTTGCTGGTGAGATACCGGCTCACAAAATCGCTGAAACCGATGATTATCTTGCTTTTCTGGATGTGATGCCTACGGCTACGGGGCATACACTGGTCATTCCTAAAAAAGAGGTCGATTATATTTTTGATCTGGATGATGAGTTGTATCTGGGCCTGATGGCATTTGCCAAAAAGATTGCTCCAGCTATCGAGAAAGCTATTCCTTGTAAGCGCATTGGGGTAGCGGTTGTCGGGCTGGAGGTGCCGCACGCACACGTCCATTTAATTCCGCTCAATTCGATGGCGGATATGAATTTTCACAATAAATTGAAGCCAACGCAAGCCGAACTAGCCGAGACGGCAGAAAAGATCCGAGCGTTTTTATAA
- the fmt gene encoding methionyl-tRNA formyltransferase has protein sequence MPNSLRIVFMGTPDFAVATLHRLLGAGCQVVAVITAPDRPSGRGLQLTPSPVKKAAEAANLPVLQPEKLRDPAFLEQLASYQADLQVVVAFRMLPEVVWAMPTIGTFNLHGSLLPQYRGAAPINWAIINGETETGVTTFFIEKEIDTGQMIFQDFEPIYPDDNAGTVHDRLMERGANLVLKSVHAIEAGEYPRTPQPVASDLKPAPKLSRETTEINWNQSAHAIRNFVRGLSPYPSAWTLINGKVFKLYDVSLANESPFAAEPGEAYTDNKKTILVRAADGWLQINALQAEGKRRMTTEEFLRGNRL, from the coding sequence ATGCCAAATTCGCTTCGTATTGTGTTCATGGGTACGCCCGATTTCGCCGTTGCCACTCTACATCGGCTCCTTGGCGCGGGATGCCAGGTTGTTGCCGTCATCACCGCTCCCGACCGGCCGTCAGGTCGTGGATTGCAGTTAACACCTTCACCGGTAAAGAAAGCTGCCGAAGCGGCCAATTTACCCGTTTTGCAACCCGAAAAGCTTCGTGATCCTGCATTTCTGGAACAATTAGCCAGTTATCAGGCTGACCTTCAAGTAGTGGTTGCCTTTCGAATGCTTCCCGAAGTTGTCTGGGCAATGCCAACCATCGGGACCTTTAATTTACACGGGTCATTGCTGCCTCAGTACAGAGGGGCCGCTCCCATCAACTGGGCAATTATCAATGGGGAGACCGAAACGGGAGTCACGACCTTTTTTATTGAAAAAGAGATTGATACGGGGCAAATGATATTTCAGGATTTCGAGCCTATTTATCCCGATGACAATGCCGGAACCGTGCATGACCGACTGATGGAACGGGGGGCTAATCTGGTGTTAAAATCTGTGCATGCCATTGAAGCCGGAGAATACCCTCGAACCCCGCAACCCGTTGCCAGCGACTTAAAGCCAGCCCCAAAACTGAGTCGGGAAACTACCGAGATCAACTGGAATCAATCGGCACATGCCATTCGCAATTTCGTGCGCGGCTTATCGCCTTACCCATCGGCCTGGACGTTGATCAATGGGAAAGTGTTCAAACTCTACGATGTTTCCCTAGCCAACGAATCCCCGTTTGCGGCTGAACCTGGAGAAGCCTATACGGATAATAAGAAAACGATTCTGGTTCGGGCTGCCGATGGCTGGTTGCAGATTAACGCCCTACAAGCCGAAGGCAAACGACGCATGACCACCGAGGAGTTTTTACGGGGGAATCGTCTTTGA
- the greA gene encoding transcription elongation factor GreA → MAKISYYTEEGLNRLKAELVDLKTKGRTAIARQIAEARDKGDLSENAEYDAAKDAQGLHELKISKLEEVLSNARILDESTIDTSQVSVLSKVKIKNKKNGAEMTYMLVSEEEADLKSGRISVGSPIGKGLLGKRVGETAEIKVPAGVLEFEVIEIAR, encoded by the coding sequence ATGGCAAAGATTTCATATTACACAGAAGAAGGACTCAACCGGCTGAAAGCTGAATTAGTTGATCTGAAAACGAAAGGGCGAACCGCAATTGCCCGCCAGATTGCCGAAGCCCGCGACAAAGGTGACCTTAGCGAAAATGCTGAATATGATGCTGCTAAAGATGCACAAGGTCTTCACGAACTGAAAATATCGAAGCTCGAAGAAGTGCTATCCAATGCCCGGATTCTGGACGAATCGACGATTGATACTTCGCAGGTATCAGTTCTGTCGAAAGTGAAGATCAAGAATAAGAAGAACGGTGCCGAAATGACCTACATGCTGGTTTCTGAAGAAGAAGCCGATTTAAAATCGGGTCGTATTTCAGTCGGTTCGCCAATTGGAAAAGGTCTGCTGGGCAAACGTGTTGGCGAGACCGCCGAAATCAAAGTACCCGCTGGCGTATTGGAGTTTGAAGTGATCGAGATAGCCCGATAA
- a CDS encoding glycoside hydrolase family 3 protein — MRKQNIYITALSLLSVSIAMGQNWTETKSGSWTKVTNKSGQTLGYTATSGVKLLTDKGFAFKDLNKNGKLDKYEDWRLPADVRAKDLASKMTVDQIAGLMLYSKHQPIPAAAGGPFAGTYNGKIFAQSGAKVSDLSDQQREFLTKDNVRHVLITSVQSPEAAAEWNNHAQALVEGFGLGIPINSSSDPRHGTRANAEFNAGAGGTISMWPGSLGLAATFNPELVQRFGQIAATEYRSLGIATALSPQIDIATDPRWNRVSGTFGEDPKLSTDMARAYVDGFQTSTGANEITGGWGYHSVNAMVKHWPGGGSGEGGRDAHYGYGKYAVYPGKNFQTHFMPFLNGAFKLSGKTGMASAVMPYYTISFDQDKKYGENVGNSYNKYIIHDLLRTKYKYDGVICTDWLITADETAVDVFLTGKSWGVEKLSVAQRHYKILMNGVDQFGGNNESGPVLEAYKMGVKDHGEAFMRARFEQSAVRLLKNVFRVGLFENPYLDPQVSGKSVGTPEFMKAGYQAQLESVVMLKNKAKTLPLTKGKTVYIPKQFTPAGRNFLGMDIPEKLDYPVSLNIVKKYFTVTDNPAEADYALVFMRSPDSGGGYSIPDAKAGGTGYVPVSLQYGDYTAQGARNPSIAGGDPLEKFTNRTYNGKTAKTINTTDLGMVTETVAQMKGKPVIVALQVSNPTVVKEFEAQSNAILAHFGVQDQALMDILTGAYEPSALLPMQFPADMKTVEAQAEDVPRDMTSYRDSEGHVYDFGFGLNWKGVIQDARTAKYKQAVVSLK; from the coding sequence ATGAGAAAACAGAACATTTACATCACTGCCCTCAGCCTATTATCGGTATCCATAGCGATGGGTCAAAATTGGACTGAAACCAAGTCTGGAAGCTGGACAAAAGTCACGAACAAGAGCGGCCAAACGTTGGGATACACCGCTACGTCCGGTGTAAAACTTCTGACCGACAAAGGGTTTGCCTTTAAAGATTTGAACAAAAATGGCAAACTGGATAAGTACGAAGACTGGCGATTGCCTGCCGACGTACGCGCTAAAGATCTGGCCTCCAAAATGACCGTCGATCAAATTGCCGGATTGATGCTGTACAGTAAGCACCAGCCCATTCCGGCAGCTGCTGGCGGTCCGTTTGCAGGGACCTATAACGGGAAAATCTTCGCTCAAAGTGGCGCTAAAGTTTCTGATCTGTCGGACCAGCAACGGGAGTTTTTGACGAAAGATAACGTGCGTCACGTGCTCATTACATCGGTGCAAAGCCCGGAAGCCGCTGCCGAATGGAACAATCATGCACAGGCATTAGTCGAAGGATTTGGTTTGGGAATTCCAATCAACAGCAGTTCGGACCCGCGCCACGGCACGCGTGCGAATGCCGAATTTAATGCCGGTGCGGGTGGTACCATTTCCATGTGGCCCGGTTCATTGGGTTTGGCCGCAACGTTCAATCCTGAATTGGTGCAACGGTTCGGACAGATTGCTGCTACAGAATATCGGTCGTTGGGCATTGCTACGGCCCTTTCGCCCCAGATTGATATCGCGACCGATCCCCGCTGGAACCGGGTAAGTGGTACATTTGGCGAAGATCCAAAATTGTCGACCGATATGGCGCGTGCCTATGTGGATGGTTTTCAGACATCAACCGGTGCTAATGAAATTACGGGTGGATGGGGCTATCACAGCGTGAACGCTATGGTGAAACACTGGCCGGGTGGCGGTTCGGGCGAAGGTGGACGTGACGCACACTATGGCTATGGTAAATACGCGGTTTATCCCGGCAAGAATTTCCAGACGCATTTTATGCCCTTCTTAAATGGTGCGTTCAAATTGAGTGGCAAAACCGGAATGGCCTCAGCAGTAATGCCTTATTACACGATTTCATTCGATCAGGACAAAAAATACGGAGAAAATGTAGGTAATAGCTACAACAAATACATCATCCATGACCTGCTGCGGACCAAATACAAATACGATGGTGTCATCTGCACCGACTGGCTCATTACGGCCGATGAAACGGCGGTCGATGTCTTTCTGACAGGTAAGTCGTGGGGTGTCGAAAAGTTATCGGTTGCTCAACGACACTACAAAATCCTGATGAATGGCGTCGATCAGTTTGGCGGTAATAACGAATCGGGGCCGGTTCTTGAAGCGTATAAAATGGGCGTTAAAGATCACGGTGAAGCGTTTATGCGGGCGCGATTTGAACAATCGGCGGTTCGGCTTCTCAAGAATGTTTTCCGGGTGGGCTTGTTTGAAAACCCCTACCTGGACCCACAGGTTTCTGGAAAATCGGTTGGCACACCTGAGTTCATGAAGGCGGGTTATCAGGCGCAACTGGAATCGGTAGTGATGCTGAAAAACAAGGCTAAAACCCTACCGCTCACCAAAGGGAAAACGGTTTACATCCCCAAGCAATTCACCCCCGCTGGTCGCAATTTTCTGGGTATGGATATTCCCGAAAAACTTGACTATCCGGTTAGCCTGAACATCGTGAAGAAGTATTTTACCGTAACGGATAACCCCGCCGAAGCTGATTATGCACTGGTGTTCATGCGAAGTCCGGATTCGGGAGGGGGCTACAGCATTCCCGATGCCAAAGCGGGTGGCACTGGCTATGTTCCGGTCAGTCTGCAATACGGTGACTATACCGCTCAGGGTGCCCGTAACCCAAGTATCGCTGGTGGCGATCCACTCGAAAAATTCACGAACCGAACCTACAACGGCAAAACCGCCAAGACCATTAACACGACTGATCTAGGCATGGTTACCGAAACCGTTGCCCAAATGAAGGGTAAGCCGGTAATTGTGGCGCTACAAGTGTCTAATCCAACAGTCGTTAAGGAGTTTGAAGCTCAATCAAATGCGATTCTGGCTCACTTTGGCGTACAGGACCAGGCGCTTATGGATATTCTGACGGGCGCATATGAACCGTCGGCGTTGCTACCTATGCAGTTTCCCGCCGATATGAAAACCGTGGAAGCGCAAGCCGAAGACGTTCCTCGCGACATGACATCGTACCGCGATTCGGAAGGGCATGTTTATGACTTTGGCTTTGGTCTGAACTGGAAAGGGGTTATTCAGGATGCCCGAACCGCGAAGTATAAGCAAGCGGTTGTAAGTTTGAAGTAA